A window from Pongo abelii isolate AG06213 chromosome 6, NHGRI_mPonAbe1-v2.0_pri, whole genome shotgun sequence encodes these proteins:
- the LOC100436403 gene encoding cytochrome P450 3A7 produces the protein MDLIPNLAVETWLLLAVSLILLYLYGTRTHGLFKKLGIPGPTPLPFVGNALSFRKGYWTFDMECYKKYRKVWGIYDCQQPMLAITDPDMIKTVLVKECYSVFTNRRPFGPVGFMKKAISIAEDEEWKRIRSLLSPTFTSGKLKEMVPIIAQYGDVLVRNLRREAETGKPVTLKHVFGAYSMDVITSTSFGVNIDSLNNPQDPFVENTKKLLRFNPLDPFVLLIKIFPFLTPILEALNITVFPRKVTSFLTKSVKRIKEGRLKETQKHRVDFLQLMIDSQNSKDTETHKALSDLELMAQSIIFIFAGYETTSSVLSFIIYELATHPDVQQKLQKEIDTVLPNKAPPTYDIVLQMEYLDMVVNETLRLFPVAMRLERICKKDIEINGMFIPKGVVVMIPSYVLHHDPKYWTEPEKFLPERFSKKNKDNIDPYIYTPFGTGPRNCIGMRFALMNMKLALVRVLQNFSFKPCKETQIPLKLRFGGLLLTEKPIILMAESRDETVSGA, from the exons ATGGATCTCATCCCAAACTTGGCCGTGGAAACCTGGCTTCTCCTGGCTGTCAGCCTGATACTGCTCTATCT ATATGGAACCCGTACACATGGACTTTTTAAGAAGCTTGGAATTCCAGGACCCACACCTCTGCCTTTTGTGGGAAATGCTTTGTCCTTCCGTAAG GGCTATTGGACGTTTGACATGGAATGTTATAAAAAGTATAGAAAAGTCTGGGG TATTTATGACTGTCAACAGCCTATGCTGGCTATCACAGATCCCGACATGATCAAAACAGTGCTAGTGAAAGAATGTTATTCTGTCTTCACAAACCGGAGG CCTTTCGGGCCAGTGGGATTTATGAAAAAGGCCATCTCTATAGCTGAGGAtgaagaatggaagagaatacgATCATTGCTGTCTCCAACCTTCACCAGTGGAAAACTCAAGGAG ATGGTCCCTATCATTGCCCAGTATGGAGATGTGTTGGTGAGAAATCTGAGGCGGGAAGCAGAGACAGGCAAGCCTGTCACCTTGAAACA CGTCTTTGGGGCCTACAGCATGGATGTGATCACTAGCACATCATTTGGAGTGAACATCGACTCTCTCAACAATCCACAAGACCCCTTTGTGGAAAACACCAAGAAGCTTTTAAGATTTAATCCATTAGATCCATTCGTTCTCTTAATAA aaatCTTTCCATTCCTTACCCCAATTCTTGAAGCATTAAATATCACTGTGTTTCCAAGAAAAGTTACAAGTTTTCTAACAAAATCTGTAAAACGGATAAAAGAAGGTCGCCTCAAAGAGACACAAAAG CACCGAGTGGATTTCCTTCAGCTGATGATTGACTCTCAGAATTCGAAAGACACCGAGACCCACAAAG cTCTGTCTGATCTGGAGCTCATGGCCCAATcgattatctttatttttgctgGCTATGAAACCACAAGCAGTGTTCTGTCCTTCATTATATATGAACTGGCCACTCACCCCGATGTCCAGCAGAAACTGCAGAAGGAAATTGATACAGTTTTACCCAATAAG GCACCACCCACCTATGATATTGTGCTACAGATGGAGTATCTTGACATGGTGGTGAATGAAACACTCAGATTATTCCCAGTTGCTATGAGACTTGAGAGGATCTGCAAAAAAGATATTGAGATCAATGGGATGTTCATTCCCAAAGGGGTGGTGGTGATGATTCCAAGCTATGTTCTTCATCATGACCCAAAGTACTGGACAGAGCCTGAGAAGTTCCTCCCTGAAAG GTTCAGTAAGAAGAACAAGGACAACATAGATCCTTACATATACACACCCTTTGGAACTGGACCCAGAAACTGCATTGGCATGAGGTTTGCTCTCATGAACATGAAACTTGCTCTAGTCAGAGTCCTTCAGAACTTCTCCTTCAAACCTTGTAAAGAAACACAG ATCCCCCTGAAATTACGCTTTGGAGGACTTCTTCTAACAGAAAAACCCATTATTCTAATGGCTGAGTCAAGGGATGAGACCGTAAGTGGAGCCTGA